The genomic interval GGCGCTGGACTATCTGTACATGCAGTGCTGCAACGATGTCAACCAGGAGCGCTTTGCACCAGAGCTTCAGCCGGAGCTGGCACTACGTCTGGCCGCCCTACACATGCATCAGCATGCGCTGGCCAATAACTTTGCGCCCGCCAAGTTAACCGTCAAACTGGTTGAGTAAGTACCCAGTTCCCTTTTAATCTGTACTCCATAATGACTATTCGCTTTCCTTTTTAGGCGTGAGTTCGGCCTAGAACGCTTTGTGCCCGTCAGTCTGTTCGAGGGCATGAAACGCAAGGAGCTGCGCCGGCTCATTTCTCACTTCTTGAAGCTCAATGCCGAGATGACGGGCTCCTCCAGCAAGGTTCTAACCCAGCTGCAGGTATGATTACAATTTGTTAGCGTAActcaattttatgaaaatcacAAAGAGAGGCGATCTTTAAAGTAGATTAGAGGCATGTGAGGCAAagtttaataaagaaaaaaattagtAGAAATATGGTCCCTGGTCTGTCGCTTACTCAGTATATATTatgaatacaaaataataataaaaataatttcaccACACTTAAAAGAAGCGAAATATAACTAAATTGTAAACCCTTAATATGATTCAAGCCATCTCCTACTTTCTGTCGCACGAATTTTCACattattgaaaaatatgtttcttgCAGGCGAAACTCCATTATCTAGATATAATCGCTAGTTTACCAAGCTATGGCGCCAAATGTTTCAGCACAAACCAAAGAGAGGGCATGGAACGCGTTCTGCTCGTGAGTCCACGCTTCGGCCTAAGTCAAATATCCAGTGCCAGGAATTCGGTGGTCAGTCAACGCAACATCTATATTGTCGGCAATTGTTAAGCTAGCTCTTTGTTtttgccacagccacagcccaTATCGGCCATAGAGGACTTTACGCATGTGGTGGTGCATCGCGAGGACGATATCACCTGCAGCGTATCCATTTATATGCTGGGCGATCGCGCTGTCAAGTTTATTATGGAGGATCGCGATGCCTGTGAATTTAGTCTGGTGCTGGGCGGCTACTATCGCCTGCTCACAGGTAAGATAACAACGCGCTGGACCAAAACGGATGGCAGCTCAATGTAAATTCTCTTACAGGAAACATTTTGAATGTGCTGCGCGAGCGTGAACCGCATGAGGAGGACAATGCGCCCGCCTTCTTGTCACAGCACACCGTGCTGCCCGCTAGCTGGAGCTATCTGTTGCCCTTCCATAACCGTGCGCATAGCGTCAACTTTCTGATAACGCCGCCATATCATCCCATGCCGCATCAGGCGGTGCTGTCACAGCAACAGCCCGCACAGCAGTTGTCCTCCCAGCCGCAGGCGCTGCCCTATGCAACGGACTTGGATCTGCATAGTGTAATGGCCACCGAGCTGCTGGAGGAGGCGGCCAAGGACTCGGGCCTGAgcgacagcagcggcagcaactaTTGCAGCGAGGGACGCAGTCTGCTTGCCGTCGAGGCCAAGAACGAGCAGGTACTGCGGCGCGTGCAGGAGCTACAGCAGCTCGTCCAATGCTCCGAGCAGTATCTGAACGAGCAAGAACAGGAACTGCAAAAAATGCCCATACcgccgcaacagcaacagcagctgggcCATGGCGTGGCCATGCTAGAGTttgacagcgactgcgacagccTAAATAGCAGCAAAGTGTCCTCCACAGAGGAGACAAACATCAGCCAAACGGGCGGCCTAGGCACGCCATCGCTCAAGCACAGCGACTCGCTGACCCTGCTGGCGGAGACGATTAGCCATGAGCTGACAGGCATTACGCAGGGACTGAATGCCATTCCGGAGCCGGTATCTGCATCGGCACCGCCCACGCCCGCCACACCCAAGCGCAAGCCCAGCCTATGCAGCACCTCCAGTCCACGACCACAGCGCAAACTGAACGGCTTTAGTCAGTTGCTCAGCGATCTGCAGGCGCTAGGCACAGATTTGTCGCAGAGCGAGAGCGATTCGGAGTCGGTGGCGTCGCCAGCGCAATCGCCAACGACTCGGCGGCCACAACAGCTGCTCCAGGCGGGCatcaagcagcagctggcgcagcGCAGCAGCTTCGGGCTGCACAGTCCTGATGGCAGTCACTTTGGCGCCGAGACAAAGGACTACAATTTGCGCGAGTATCTGCAACAGCTCAAAGAGATAAGCAATGTGCCCGCCGCGGACACTGATGTCGCCGCTCGCCAGCTATCCGAGATCTACGGCTTTGAGGTGCGTGAGGATACGTTCATTGAGACGGATACGgatttaattgatttgcgTGCCATTCCGCCGCCCCAGACGCCCGACGAGCTGGACTCGCTATCGCTGCTTAATGCGGCGCCGCCGAAGGGCTTTGAGGGCAGAGCCGAGGAGCTGGATAGTTTTCTGCAGCAGATGCTGGTGGCGCCGCCCACCCAAAAAGCCACGCCCGCCAAAGAGCTGACGCCCGAGGAGATTATGTCCTTCATAATACCGCCGCCACCAAATCTAGAGGCGCAGCCCGACACGGAATGCCTGTACAGCAACTCGGTGCAAGCCAAACGCGAGTTTTTCCAGGCTGCGgccaatggcaacaacagcaaccaaaAGGATCAGACACCGCACGTCATTGAGTATCCCACCGTGGAGCGCAAGAGCAAATTTAGCTGCTGTCCCACATCCAAGAAGGAGGATGCAGCCCCAATCGAGGAGCCGTTGCAGCCATTGCAGCCACCACCGCGCACCCCCATCACAGAGCAAATGACTCCGCCGCCGGTACGTCCCCCCAAAAGCgccgagctgctgcagcgctaCTCACCCAAAAAACAGGTGCGCATCGTTGGACCCGTAAGTGTGCCATTGCGTGAGCTGTGCCCCCCACAGCTGCCTCCACGCAGCAGTCCCACAACCAGCTCGGAGCCGGCTACGCCGCAGACGGCGATTCCAAATGCAATAGCAGCCACATCAGCGGTGAGTGCGCCCAAGAAACCCCCGCTGCCGCCCATTGCCAGTCGCCCGCGTCCCGTAAATGGCACGCCCATACCCGCCAGCACAACAACTCCACCAATACCGGCCACAGCCCGCCTACCCAATGCGCATTCCAACGGCCAGCCGGCGCTGCCAAAGAAGCCCCAGCAACTGCATGGCGAGAAGCTGTTCATCAAGAACGGCCACCTTATCGACGGCGAGGCGCTGCTGGCCAAAACCGATGTGGCCATGGCCGGCCTGCTTATCAAACTGGATCAGGTGGCCGCCCAATGCTCGGCCGCACAGTCTGCCGGCGGCGGCACCAGCATCGATGAGGATAAATTCCAGCGTGCACGCAACGAGCTAACGGAACAGACATTGGCCCTAGTCACGGCCAGCAAGTTTCTGGTTGCCTCCATGTCCGACATGACGCTGATAACGCTGCCCGATCACCTGACCTCCTGCCTGACGGCCATTCGGCGCATCACGGAGCTGGCACAGGACATGACACGGCACACATCGGCGCCCCTGCAGACACGCAACATTGTGCTCAAGGTGCACGATGTGGCAAGCAGTTTCCGCGAGCTGGTCAGCGTACAGATCGGACCCATTGGCGCTGGTCAGCTGGCGCTGCAAGCGGAATGCCTGGCCAATGTTCTGGCCACGCTGCTGCGCAGCCTGCGCGTCTTTTCGCCCTAGATGCAATCAGCAGACCACGATCCTAACCAACAGCATGAACACGAGCACAACATGCACACAGCATATCGATCGCCcgtatatatacacaaccaTCTAACTAAttaataaatagataaatatcCCATAAACATACTTATGCAAGTATCTGCAACTATTTTACAGGTAAACAGCCACGTCAGAGAGTCGTTGGTCTGAACTTAGGCTAGCAATTGATACGTAAACAGCTCTAGCGGAAACTCGAACATAACCAAATCTATATATCGTGTTCAGATGCTTcagatatacaaatacatatatatatatatataaatatatgcatatatatacatataaaaccAAAGGCAGCCATTTAGCAAGAATTTAAGTTTTCATGATTGAATCCTATCAGCTACCTAGCAGGtgtcatattttattttgtaaattaacaGCATTTAGCTTTTGATAAATCTTATTCATTAGTTTACCAAGAGATTTcgaatttttcttttaatatgctTGAAGCTGGGCAAACTTTGTATATCACATATAGTCTACATCTGAGCACGAtcttaacataaatatataataattaatatataaagttAAATAGTTAAACTTCACATCTAACTGCATGCAACTAACTCGAATTTCTATGTTATCTCTAAAAAGTAATAATCAATTTCCAAAAACTCAAACTTTTTAACAATGTATGTGTCTCTCTAACTGTTCTTAACGATAAACCAATTTAAGTAAACATCATGACTTGAGTGTAGaccaatttatatatgtatattaaaaaaaaataaaaaattaacaaacttttaaaaaaaaaactttacaaaatatgttaatttttaaattatggcATTAACATATTTTCTAATGTATGTACtgcatgcataaataaatacatacaatttacaaacatttcatatacatacatattatatatacatatgtctaacaaacaaaacaaaaaaatcgaccaaacaataatcaaaattttaacttgtgatataaaaaaaatgaattagtGAAAATCCTATTCTTTGTCATTGTTTTCAaaccattttttattttttttttcaaacaattcTTTGTTAATACTACAtcataatttttgttattgtttatgtCATTTTTGTTGTAGTGTCTTTAATTGAAGTACAAGAATGCGCACTAAGTTGTAGCTTTAACTAATATATAATCGtctattgtttattattgaagcaataataattattaatcaaatagaagaatataaaaatcattGAGTAGTGTTTATCCAAACTAAAATggttttgtttctattttgtttttaattttgttaaacatATAATAAACATAACCATTTGAATAGGAAATACgtacacatatacaaatataactaCAAGTAATAATACAtattaagtatatacatatattgaaaaatgtaCAATGTAAAACATATAACTGTTTATGTATATCATGCAAAAGTAAAacgtttaaaataaattcaataaacatACCAAAGGCACAATACCTATATTACTTGAACGCATcgagaaaataaaatatgatgaAAACTGGGAACAGTTTCattcaaaatgttgttgaaagaaaaaacagtGCTGTTAAACGTGACAAATGAATGCATTTAGAACACTTTGCCATCgatctgtgtgtgtttcagTTAATCTTAACAGAAGAACACTTGATATTTTTACATTAAAAGTGCTGTTAAGTCAAGGTTAACGGACAGGCGCTGTTATTCCGAATATACGAATACTTATTGACTCATATCGATAGGTAATCGATCATCGCTAGGCCAACAGACCAGACAGCTCGGCGGCAGGCCGAACTTTCGCGCGGATTTTAATTCTGTTGCACACAACGTTACGTTCAGTACATAAGTAAAACGCGCAGAGCAGACAGCTTGGCGGCCGCATTGTCAAGTGAAAACCGTTGTGATTTTTTGGCgcaaaaattcttaaagctattaaaaatgaatttgaacgtGGTGGACGCCGAAGATCAACAGCTATACAATAACTTGCAGCTATTAAATTCGCAACTGTGCTCATTGATTGATGACAAAGAGTCGCGTCCCGTACAGTTAACGAACTGCAAGAGAAGCGGCGCTGGAAGCGTGTTGCACGAACTCAATCAAATGGTCTGCGAATTGACACTGGATTCGAATGCGCCACAATTTGAGTTTCACGGATTTGGATGCGTTCAGTCGTTGGGTATGCCCAAGCGGCTGCTCTGCTCGAACGACGGCGCCGTCAAAAAAGAGCCAAAATCAAATGCGGACAGCAGCGTTCAAGGTCATTTTGGTGCGCGCCAAAACAAAAGGCAGTCGCAGAAGGAGAACTTGGGCCATCAGAAGGAGTGTGGCGCACTTGCCATCGAGCAAACTGTTGAGCTGTTGGGCAATTGGTGAGTGCTGCAgtgtttaaaatataattcaaaataGTGACGGAATTAATATTTATCTTTACAGCAACGAACGCAATCTTGTGCTGCGTTTGATGGATCTGTTTAAATCGATGCATGAGCACATTAATTCAGAATTACCAAGTCATCAGCTAAACTCGATGCCATCCGATTATGTTTTCGACTTACCCACAAAGCAATCAATGCCCAAAGGCTGCAACATACGCCATCAAGTACAGGTGCTGTGCACCAAATTGGAACGCTTTATTGCACGTCAGCGTCGCATCCTGGAGACCAATCGCCACTTTGACTACACCAAGTATACTGAATGCGATGGGCTACTCAATAGCGCCTCGGATGGGCATCAGGCTCTCAAGCAGTTCACAAATGTGGATCTGCGCCAACGCAATTTTCAGTTCATCAGCCGTTTGGCTAATGGTAAGTTCCACTTCAGGCATGAAGATTTGGATATGGATTAAGCTCTTACATTGTAGACAATGCTGTTCTGCTGGAAATGCTGCTGCTCAATCTGCGTGAACGTATCAAATCTGCTCATATTCACGTATACGTTTTTAATTGGGAAATGGATATCGAGCATCGCTATTCTGCGTCCATGACAGCACGTCTCGAGGAGACGAATAATAGAGCTTTGGCATTGGCTGTTGCTGACATTCGGGCAACTCAGCCACCTCAATTTAGCTTCGAGGAACAGCTAATTGCTAAACGTTATCAGCTGGGTAACGTGGTCAGCTGCGCCAAAGAAAACGAAGACTTTCTAACAGCACTGCTGCAATCGCCCGAGAACTACTTTCCACCAGAGATCATTGCCCTCTGCGAGCCTCCCAAGAATATCAGCAAGCTGACACCAATCGCACCTGTCTCTGCCTATGATGCTGTAGATAGTTTGGAGCATATAGTCTTAGGTGGCGATATTCTCGAAGTGGCACCATCATCACCGCCAAGAGTCAGTCATCGCTCCCATATTCCAAAGTGTAACAGAGGTTAGAGCGTTGGGGAATTGAGACGAACTATTCAAATTAActaatcaaaacaaacaaaacgacAGTTATCGTCTAATATATacagaaaatacaaataattgatAGACATTTTAATGGATTGcatcaatatttataattatcacTATTAAATTATCGACAACTTATTGGAAAATTTATACGTATCAAATGTAAATGTACTATTaaccaaaagaaaatatcttGTATTGAAGAAATAATTATACATAATTTTCGCATTTTGAACATATTTACAGAAACTGTATAATTGTTATACATTaagaatttattttgattttaaacgACTCATCcataattgtaattattaaGAGTCGTATTAACATTCTTAATTTTTGCCAGCCaaacaagaagaaaatgtAATTACATTTAATAATCTATTCAGCTGCATCTTTGTAatcttttatattaatttaaacgCTGCTAAAGGTCAGAGTGTCCAGTTTTAATAGGAATAAaacttgttaattttattgttttataaaaataaatttaactaaGCTCAACAAAGAAATGCAAACTACTGTCTAAACTTAAAAATCTGAGAAGAGCTGCTCGAGCGGCAGATTACCAATGGTTTTATTCAGAACAGCTTTGAAGATCAGACCCATAGCGCCAGATATATCTGACTTAAGTTCATTAAATACCTCACGCCAGTTTTCGTTAATGAGCGCATGCAAGTTTTCGCTTAGTTCCTTCTGGCCATTAAATAAACCGTCTAGCTTGTAGGTAACACGCGATGGCTCCAACTTCATCTTTACTTCGGTGACCTCCGCATATGTCTGGTGAGCACCCTTGGACACGGGTGACAATTTCACGACAGCATGCACCTGACAATTTTCTATGATTTCCAAAGTAAgcatcaaatattattttgataattatgaaattattatgTGCATACCGAGGACAATTTGAGCATTGCCCTTTCCGACAACGGGCAATATCAATACCCTGCCCTCTACGCTGTATGGACCCTTAAGCGTTACTTTGGGGGAAACCATATCAAATACAATGGGACGACTAAGATCGCTGGTGAAGGCGCTAAGAGTACggatataaattatttataaattcagcTGAAAACTAACAGAAATCTATATAGTATTCATCTTTATATATTCAACTTACGATACCCGCTGGACTTGCGCTTCACTGAGACCGATCAAATCCGCGTTGGAAAAGCTGAGATCAATGCTAACCGGACTATTTGGATTCTTGCCAAGGCTTAACTTTTTAATACGTAGCGGATCTAGTTGGACTAGACCCAGCTCTTTGCTGCCTGTTGCGGCATAATGCCTGATCACATAGTTCATGCCATCTAATAGACACCTTTCATCCGCAATCGTGCATTTTTGTATGTCAGCGGCTGGAAGCACAGAAcaagaacatattttttagcctaaataaaaattgatataccagtaaaatatatttattagttatgACATACGAAGATCGGGTACGTATCCAGTCGAGTATTTATACAAACAGCCCAACACCAATAGCGAAATAACTAATTTATGATATTCCATTTTGggataatttttaatatgcttGCTTAGCCGCCTTCGGAAATTAACTGATGAACTTACCTCCAGATGAGTCCACTTTTATAGGGTTTGTTTCTCGAGAACACgctttaaaacatttattatactgcgatatttaaatttgatctGAGCTTATTATTCCACCGTTGTTAAACACAAACTAATTTTCGTCTCGTTTTGGCATTAACTTTCCGTGCTCCTGCACTTAGTCAAATAATGGGAATacacttttttataccctatagCAAAGGTACGAGCGATCAGATATAGTTGTATATCGACCAGACCTTGCAGCTTTATCTTTCCTTTTTCTATTTTGAATATGCTCATGTTAACGAACTTATGAgcatcaaaaaacaaatatggcTTTAATATTCTTAATACAGTTCCTCAAATCTATATAATTCTCAAAATATAAACTCAGTTTCACAAATATTCTCTGTATCCGAAATTGTGTAATAGATTTTGATTCTCTCAAACTACTATAGAGTATCATTAGGTTAAGCTTATTTATGCTACTTAGCTTAAAGCTAAGCGTGTGAgttggaaaattaattttcatcaAGTTTTCAATATGCCctttgaattgaaattgttgctAATCCGAAACAAAGTGTTACTTTGTTTCTGGTCTATTGCACTTGCTTGAATTAACGAGAATATTTGCCACATTTGACTACCATTTTTTATTGcctttttatgattttaatcAAAGGCTCGAATCAGCTTT from Drosophila virilis strain 15010-1051.87 chromosome 2, Dvir_AGI_RSII-ME, whole genome shotgun sequence carries:
- the LOC6629537 gene encoding uncharacterized protein isoform X1, translated to MMLLPSGRSNSDVYPLQNVNTTTASVGGAKPLLLTRTSSPQLTTLPMLNGGANANAYATHRSNSSAAFTVTVAQETAGSLSGTGTQATTTTSTSSPTAATTTTTTTATGTTTTTSAAAAAAAAATTTTATTTTTATANCAVNSGFGVGSLYAPILGTSHASSVPIGNWGEIDRNLNAVQEKLKAGWTVHVGKDGRLYYCNHLTQSSGWLPACEDWSKHEELSYGWERAIDSKGRSYYINHLNKTTTYEAPECIRWDEHPPEPRLVQLQRSASLGFGFVAGSERPVIVRFVTEGGPSIGKLQPGDQILAVNGEDVKDAPRDHVIQLVRACETQVSLLVCQPMAHCVLPGRKSTLLSAGKRAKLRTRPSRVRFAESVCVNGAPLFPPSAFSLGDICVPPMANVLKVFLENGQTKSFKYDATTTVQDVVSSLLDKLCLCCGELFSLVLEHVKSLKRNKLTLLDPQESLARIAARPGAHKLRCLFRITFVPISAAELAQRDLQALDYLYMQCCNDVNQERFAPELQPELALRLAALHMHQHALANNFAPAKLTVKLVEREFGLERFVPVSLFEGMKRKELRRLISHFLKLNAEMTGSSSKVLTQLQAKLHYLDIIASLPSYGAKCFSTNQREGMERVLLVSPRFGLSQISSARNSVPQPISAIEDFTHVVVHREDDITCSVSIYMLGDRAVKFIMEDRDACEFSLVLGGYYRLLTGNILNVLREREPHEEDNAPAFLSQHTVLPASWSYLLPFHNRAHSVNFLITPPYHPMPHQAVLSQQQPAQQLSSQPQALPYATDLDLHSVMATELLEEAAKDSGLSDSSGSNYCSEGRSLLAVEAKNEQVLRRVQELQQLVQCSEQYLNEQEQELQKMPIPPQQQQQLGHGVAMLEFDSDCDSLNSSKVSSTEETNISQTGGLGTPSLKHSDSLTLLAETISHELTGITQGLNAIPEPVSASAPPTPATPKRKPSLCSTSSPRPQRKLNGFSQLLSDLQALGTDLSQSESDSESVASPAQSPTTRRPQQLLQAGIKQQLAQRSSFGLHSPDGSHFGAETKDYNLREYLQQLKEISNVPAADTDVAARQLSEIYGFEVREDTFIETDTDLIDLRAIPPPQTPDELDSLSLLNAAPPKGFEGRAEELDSFLQQMLVAPPTQKATPAKELTPEEIMSFIIPPPPNLEAQPDTECLYSNSVQAKREFFQAAANGNNSNQKDQTPHVIEYPTVERKSKFSCCPTSKKEDAAPIEEPLQPLQPPPRTPITEQMTPPPVRPPKSAELLQRYSPKKQVRIVGPVSVPLRELCPPQLPPRSSPTTSSEPATPQTAIPNAIAATSAVSAPKKPPLPPIASRPRPVNGTPIPASTTTPPIPATARLPNAHSNGQPALPKKPQQLHGEKLFIKNGHLIDGEALLAKTDVAMAGLLIKLDQVAAQCSAAQSAGGGTSIDEDKFQRARNELTEQTLALVTASKFLVASMSDMTLITLPDHLTSCLTAIRRITELAQDMTRHTSAPLQTRNIVLKVHDVASSFRELVSVQIGPIGAGQLALQAECLANVLATLLRSLRVFSP
- the LOC6629537 gene encoding uncharacterized protein isoform X2: MMLLPSGRSNSDVYPLQNVNTTTASVGGAKPLLLTRTSSPQLTTLPMLNGGANANAYATHRSNSSAAFTVTVAQETAGSLSGTGTQATTTTSTSSPTAATTTTTTTATGTTTTTSAAAAAAAAATTTTATTTTTATANCAVNSGFGVGSLYAPILGTSHASSVPIGNWGEIDRNLNAVQEKLKAGWTVHVGKDGRLYYCNHLTQSSGWLPACEDWSKHEELSYGWERAIDSKGRSYYINHLNKTTTYEAPECIRWDEHPPEPRLVQLQRSASLGFGFVAGSERPVIVRFVTEGGPSIGKLQPGDQILAVNGEDVKDAPRDHVIQLVRACETQVSLLVCQPMAHCVLPGRKSTLLSAGKRAKLRTRPSRVRFAESVCVNGAPLFPPSAFSLGDICVPPMANVLKVFLENGQTKSFKYDATTTVQDVVSSLLDKLCLCCGELFSLVLEHVKSLKRNKLTLLDPQESLARIAARPGAHKLRCLFRITFVPISAAELAQRDLQALDYLYMQCCNDVNQERFAPELQPELALRLAALHMHQHALANNFAPAKLTVKLVEREFGLERFVPVSLFEGMKRKELRRLISHFLKLNAEMTGSSSKVLTQLQAKLHYLDIIASLPSYGAKCFSTNQREGMERVLLVSPRFGLSQISSARNSVPISAIEDFTHVVVHREDDITCSVSIYMLGDRAVKFIMEDRDACEFSLVLGGYYRLLTGNILNVLREREPHEEDNAPAFLSQHTVLPASWSYLLPFHNRAHSVNFLITPPYHPMPHQAVLSQQQPAQQLSSQPQALPYATDLDLHSVMATELLEEAAKDSGLSDSSGSNYCSEGRSLLAVEAKNEQVLRRVQELQQLVQCSEQYLNEQEQELQKMPIPPQQQQQLGHGVAMLEFDSDCDSLNSSKVSSTEETNISQTGGLGTPSLKHSDSLTLLAETISHELTGITQGLNAIPEPVSASAPPTPATPKRKPSLCSTSSPRPQRKLNGFSQLLSDLQALGTDLSQSESDSESVASPAQSPTTRRPQQLLQAGIKQQLAQRSSFGLHSPDGSHFGAETKDYNLREYLQQLKEISNVPAADTDVAARQLSEIYGFEVREDTFIETDTDLIDLRAIPPPQTPDELDSLSLLNAAPPKGFEGRAEELDSFLQQMLVAPPTQKATPAKELTPEEIMSFIIPPPPNLEAQPDTECLYSNSVQAKREFFQAAANGNNSNQKDQTPHVIEYPTVERKSKFSCCPTSKKEDAAPIEEPLQPLQPPPRTPITEQMTPPPVRPPKSAELLQRYSPKKQVRIVGPVSVPLRELCPPQLPPRSSPTTSSEPATPQTAIPNAIAATSAVSAPKKPPLPPIASRPRPVNGTPIPASTTTPPIPATARLPNAHSNGQPALPKKPQQLHGEKLFIKNGHLIDGEALLAKTDVAMAGLLIKLDQVAAQCSAAQSAGGGTSIDEDKFQRARNELTEQTLALVTASKFLVASMSDMTLITLPDHLTSCLTAIRRITELAQDMTRHTSAPLQTRNIVLKVHDVASSFRELVSVQIGPIGAGQLALQAECLANVLATLLRSLRVFSP
- the bam gene encoding protein bag of marbles: MNLNVVDAEDQQLYNNLQLLNSQLCSLIDDKESRPVQLTNCKRSGAGSVLHELNQMVCELTLDSNAPQFEFHGFGCVQSLGMPKRLLCSNDGAVKKEPKSNADSSVQGHFGARQNKRQSQKENLGHQKECGALAIEQTVELLGNCNERNLVLRLMDLFKSMHEHINSELPSHQLNSMPSDYVFDLPTKQSMPKGCNIRHQVQVLCTKLERFIARQRRILETNRHFDYTKYTECDGLLNSASDGHQALKQFTNVDLRQRNFQFISRLANDNAVLLEMLLLNLRERIKSAHIHVYVFNWEMDIEHRYSASMTARLEETNNRALALAVADIRATQPPQFSFEEQLIAKRYQLGNVVSCAKENEDFLTALLQSPENYFPPEIIALCEPPKNISKLTPIAPVSAYDAVDSLEHIVLGGDILEVAPSSPPRVSHRSHIPKCNRG
- the LOC6629680 gene encoding protein takeout, with product MEYHKLVISLLVLGCLYKYSTGYVPDLPADIQKCTIADERCLLDGMNYVIRHYAATGSKELGLVQLDPLRIKKLSLGKNPNSPVSIDLSFSNADLIGLSEAQVQRVSAFTSDLSRPIVFDMVSPKVTLKGPYSVEGRVLILPVVGKGNAQIVLENCQVHAVVKLSPVSKGAHQTYAEVTEVKMKLEPSRVTYKLDGLFNGQKELSENLHALINENWREVFNELKSDISGAMGLIFKAVLNKTIGNLPLEQLFSDF